The window aagccaaggaaagtgtGTATAAGTtagcaaaagtgagtaggaagttAGATAATTGGGTTTCTTGTAAAATTCACCAACGGGCaactaaaaacaaaacaaattatagtccagttagcctaacctcagtgcctGGGGAAGCATTTGAGTTTAATATAACAGATGAGGTTTTGGAGACTAAAAATAAATCAAAGCCAGCATAGGTTCTGTACAgggaaatctgttagagttctttgaggaagtcataagcaggatggacaaacgagaggcagtggatatcatttacttggactttcagaaggcttctgataaggtgtcacacatgagactgctcgaCAGGATAAAAGTCAGAagtaatactggcatggatagaggaatggctgacagccaagaggcagcgagtgggaataaaaggggctcaTTCTGGTTGTCTGGCAGTGACTGGTGGTCTACAGGGGTCAGTATTtggtccactacttttcacattgtttgtcaatgagttggataatggaactgatggctttgtggcaaggcttgtggatgatacgaaggtaggtggagtgctgaggaaacaatgcaattgcagcaggacacagACAAATTTCAAAAACGGGataaaaaaaaggcaaatggaatacaatattgggaaatgtacgataaagCACTTTGGCAAAAGTAACAATAGTGAACTATTATCtgattggggagaaggttcaaagaacAGAAGTACAACAGAAAATGTGAATCCTTgggcaagattcccagaaggttaatttacaggttgagcctaTGATAAAGAAGCCAAATGATTGTGggcatatatttaaagtgaagtagaatctaaaagcaaggaaacaatgctgatatTTTATAAGACGTTACTTAGGCCGCACTCAGAGTATTTGGGATGCATATCTCAGAAAAGGTGTGTTGTCATTGCAGAGAGTCCAGAGGGTGTTCAAGAAGATGATTCCGGTAATAAAGGGGTAAGATATGAGAAGCGTTTCCTTCTTTGGGCTCGTACTCCTGCACTGACCAATGTTTAataaatgtgggggggggggggggggatggaaaaTCTCACTGAATCCTACCGAATGTGGAAAGGTCCAgttagtgtggatgaggagaggacttTCCGCATGGTGGGGGTAGCCatgacagagggcacagcctccaaaCTGAGGAGCGACCTTTCAGAATAGTTAAGGAGgattttatttagccagagagcagtgaatctatgGCATTCTCTGACACAGACGGCGGTGGGGGACAAGTCTGTGCGTACATTTTAGGCAGAAGCTAATAGTTTAcggatcagtcagggcattacaggatatgccgaggaggcaggtgcatggggttgggTGAGAACTGGGATCAGCCATTatagaacggtggagcagactcgatggggctgaatggcctaattctgctcctatgtcttatggtcttatactgcgagtgtcttacacagtgaagaatgacacaaaataattattacattCGGCCGCGATTTCTTTGCTCTATTACTAACtcaccagcatcatcttccagcggtacaatatcaactcttgcctctcctttactctttatgtatgtgAACAACTTCTGAAACTTGATATTACTGGCTCACTCAGCTTACTTTTTCATCTtgtctctcctgtgtgtgtgtgtttttttttagttgtctcctgttggttatgtcaaagctttccaatcctctaatttcccactatttTCTTGCTATATTATATGACCCGGCTTTTGCTCttatcaaaaacaggagaaaatctgtggatgctggaaatccaagcaacacgtacataaaatgctggaggaacctagaagGACATTAATAATATTACAGGAACAAATCCCTCGATAGATAAAACCATTCACAACACACACATGTTCCTCGATCACtggagcacctcaccacaggcattgtttgtgtcatcagtcagacaaacaaATGATTTTGTCAATctgcttccaaatgttgctactctgtcattcgttgccactccccactgctgattcccttctcctcatcatacgttcttaccccaaactctgccctgtgcagaacCCCCTCGGGTTGCTGACCCTGCTTCATTGAACATCCAACAAATGGTtttccattctgctttcagtctttagaggacagtggtgctttcaacaaccctttagaagcagggaaaatgacccataatgttGAAATGAGTCATGATTGAGGaggttaactaccaatgtcattcCTCCTCGTCCAGAGATCTGAGGGgcaaagaacatctcagacagaactgcagtcagctcgacttcttcagtctgcagaaaattcaagggaaacctcttcacccagagcggtgactgtttggaacccatcaccacagggagagcgagagatgaACAACTGGGGAGGAATTAAAAGGACTGtcctggaacagaatcactggtAGTGTCCAGCTGGCCTGAGTTGATCTCTATTGTACACttggtgtgttataaattcactaagttccaaagacagagtttaaaatagaactgatttatttgtcacagattcagagaattaaactccagtcccattaaaggtgaatatgcagcaggaggaactcctcccatgcccagtgaccagggtgcagaactgggtgtggtgagcagcagcaataattgcagagttcagcccTTACAGTCACTCTTGacattgcattcagcaacggtgatggacaaatatccagcattcagcttattgaaactttctccccagtgtgaacccagtaGTGTGTCAGAAGGTttgattactgagtgaatccttccccacattcacagcaggtgaatggccactccccagtgtgaagtcaATGACGCACATTTGGTGGAGAtaactgagagaatctcttcccaaagtctgagcaggtgaatggcctctacccagtgtgaaatcgctggtgtctctgtagatgagataactgagtgaatcccttcccacattcaccgcaggtgaacggcctctcccctgtgtgaactgacCGATGTGCCAGTAgtttggataactgagtgaatcccttcccacattcaccgcaggtgaacggcctctcccctgtgtgaactgacCGATGTGCCAGGatttgggatgactgagtgaatcctttcccacattctgagcagatgaatggccactccccagtgtgaactgactggtgtctctgtagggtggataactgagtgaatcccttcccacagtttgagcaaatgaatggcctctccccagtgtgaaatcgctgTTGTGCCAGCatatcagatgactgagtgaatcccttcccacagtctgagcaggtgaacagcctctccccactgtgaactcgctggtgtttttgGAGATCAGATGAacaagagaatcccttcccacagtctgcgcaggtgaacggcctctctccagtgtgaactcgctggtgtgccagtaggtgagatgatcgagtgaatcccttcccacattcggagcagttaaacggcctctccccagtgtgaactgactggtgtgccagtagttcagatgactgagtgaatcctttcccacattctgagcaggtgaacggtcgctccccagtatgaactgtcTGGTGTCTCAttaggtgagatgaccgagtgaatcccttcccacagtctgagcacgtgaacggccgctccctggtgtgaactcgctggtgagccattagactacatgaccgagtgaatccttccccacaacgtcagcagatgaccagcctctgcccagtgtgaaccttctgaagtaccttcagttgagatgactgagtcaatccattcccactgtctgagcaggtgaacagcctttccCCTTTTTTAAAATGACGGGTTTGCtagttggtcagatgaccgagtgaatccctccccacggTCTGAACAGGAAAAATGGTTGATTGAATCCCTTGTTCCTTAAATATTTAGACAGAGACAGCacaactggtgtgttgtgtttgaattcccatagacaaattccttgtcgtTTTCAACCTGTAAAAAGAGTTAAAAATCCATCAGTggttgaaggacaacatttcagatgagatcacttgagttgtcaaggtgtgatctgatATCACACTGTTACATTGAGGTTCAATCCAAGTTGGatggagaaatcatctcctgactgggcagagtgctggtatctggaatgagcatTGAACACTCTGAAGCtcctcctgtctctataagaatggggcatttctgccatctccaatctgtgacttgTCTCTGtcagactctctccattggtactattccctgttcccactgagctgcatgggtgcctggccccacagtaactgaaacactctcacacaaatagccttTCTTGACGTGCAGCCGGGGGTTTCTTTATGTAATGTTAATTTAATCTCCCACAGTTTCAATGCCATGTAAGTATCTCTTGAACTggatggtggcgtagtggcatcaggaTTTCAGGACgaaaggtcctgagttcgaatccatcCGGCTCccctgcacgctttccatccgtgctgggttacgagctggtgatctctttggaaactcacccggcagaattgagcttacatgcaccacttgtgctggctgctcatcccACACCCAGATGACCGTCTGTGTGAAGAATTTTACTCttgaatgtttcacctttcacccttaaccaatgtaGTCCCAAtccatctcagtggtaaaagccagcttccatttaccctatctataaacCTCAGAACTCTCATatgcctccatcaaatctcccctcaatcttctacattccaaggaataaagtcctgacctgttcaatctttccttataacccaagtcctccagccctggcaacatctttgtgaattttctctgaactcctccaaagtctttacatctttcttgtaagttggtgactaaaactgcactcaatattccaaattaggcctcaccattgtcttgtacaaagtcaacataacatccacctcctgtactcagaactttggtttatgaaggccaatgtgccaaaatcctTCTTTCCGTCCCTAttgaactgtgacaccactttcagtgaaatatAGACGTGTATTCCTCGATCCCTTTCCTctgcaacactcctcagtgcccgaccagtcactgtgtaaaacctagttcctaccaaaatgcaacaccccACACTTGTCTCTATTAAACTCCATTTTGCATTTcttaacccatttttccagctgatcaagattgcactgcaagccatgacagtCCTCCTCGCGGTTCATTATACCCCAATCTTGGTCTCATCCCCAAATCTGATGATCCAGCTGACCATGTTATCATCCACATTACTGATATACATGACAGTCCTCCTCGCGGTTCATTACACCCCAATCTTAGTGTCGTCCCCAAATCTGATGATCCAGCTGACCATGTTATCATCCACATTACTGATATACATGACAGTCCTCCTCGCGGTTCATTacaccccagtcttggtgtcgtcCCCAAATCTGATGATCCAGCTGACCATGTTATCATCCACATTACTGatatacatgacaaacaacaacagatccagcactgatccctgagacAACCACGAGccacaggcctccggtcagagaggcaaccacctgccaccacactctggcttctcccaaagacagtgtctcatccaatttactgtctcctcttgaatgctgagtgactgaaccttcttgacaaacctcccatatgagactttgtcaagtgccttgctgacgtccatatagacaacatccactgccttgccttcatccactttccttataatttccccgagagactctataagattgcttagacatgacctaccatgcagaaagccatgctgtctatctttaatcagtccacatctatccaaatacttacatctCCAGTTCCTGCACATAACGTGCAATAACTTTGCCccgactgatgtcaagctcaccaacgtacaaattcttaattatttttagagcctttgttGAGcattggaacaacattggctgtcctccaatcaTCACCTGTCCTCCAGTCCcacacctgtcactaaggatgatttaaatatctgtgcttggaccccaataatttctgcacttgtcttccgcagggtccaagtgaacaacttgtcaggccctggggattgatctacactaatttgcctcaaacccctccacctctgtaatctgtacagggtccatgaagttgatgctgccttgcctcacttctatagactctgtgtccatctcctgagtgaaTACGGATGCGGGAAAAAATCCCCCacatctattttgtctcctcatatggattaccattcggatcttccagaggattatttttttcccttgcaatctttttgctcttaacatatctgcagaatccctgaggattctccttcaccttgtctgctggggcaacctcatgcctttatttctttcatgagtgttcacttgaatttcctgtatttcataaggacccgtttgttcctatctgcctgtacctggtatgcttccccatgtttctgtgacagagaagctggccaaacttgtttggaagggaaagataggagtgacaacggagcagcaatggctggagtttctgggagcaattcggaagctGAGTGATCAATATATCCCaaagtggaaacattggaaaggcaggaggacacagcAGTGGCAAAAATGAGAAGCCAatgccaacataaaagtcaaagagagggcaaacaaaagagcaaaaaactATTCGGAAGCTTTTAGAACCTAACAGAAGATGAGTAAAAATcagtcagatgagctcagtgcatgGAATcctgatattgtagtcattaatggaTCTCGGTAGCactcaacagtctgaggcatttagaggaacaaaatatccggggcttcaatttctcttgaaaatcaaggttcccttgaccagttacctttcaacttttactttggcaggcacatacaaactctacactgtcaaaatttcacttctgaacaaGTCCCACTTACAAGTACTTCGTTGCCAGGAAACAaactgtcccaaaccacacttgtcagatcccttctgacaccatcaaaattgacctttctccaatttagaatctcaacccgtgatCCAGACCTCTCTCTTTCCATAATTACTTTGAAACTCATGGTATTGTTTACTAAATTTTGTCAgcagccctggatcatttcctaacagcttattgcacacttctacgtcgggaattctacgtactgattaagggaacatttgacaaactttactccatctagtccttttacagtatgggagtcccagtcaatatacggaaagttaaaatcacttactgaattatcctttgtttcttggcatggtctgtgatctctctacaaatttgttcctctaaatccctcagactgttgggtgtaaacaagtcccaataatggctacaatatcaccattccctgtcctgagatcatctggctttcctacgatgcttcttgcattgtgatatacacagctcagcacattcatcgcaccatgctcaaccatttgattgctgactctgtctgaggtctgaacaacatctgactagtgtcaagaaaacaaactctccctcattgtcacacaaaagcaaaggagctgattgtggatgacaggaggaatggagacactcTAACCCCTCGACATcattggatctggggttgagaaggtgaacagctttaagttcctcagcataaacgtcAGCAGGCATCTCAgattgtctgtacataccggctgtgttgtgaaaagagcacagcagcatctcttccacctcagatggctgaagaagttcgGGATGGGGCAAAATCCtaggaactttctacagggaaacaattgagagcatcctgactggctgcatcactgcctggtatgggaactgtacttcccttaatcacaggaacctgcagagagtggtgtggacagcccagcgcatccatAGTTGTGAACTTTCCACCATTtagtacatttacacagacacgtgtgtaaaaagggcccaaaggatattgggaaccaaattcaccacaaccacaaactgttcgtgctgctaccatccaggaaacggtatcaCAGCAAAAGGAGAAACAGGccccgggacatcatcttccaccaggtcatcagagtgattaattcatgctgatacaatagcatttctatgttatattgactgtcctatgtacaaactatctactataaattactataaattccacattgcacatttagaaggagatgtaatgtaaagttTTCTCCCCCTCATGTTTACGAAGTATTTGtgtaatgaagtcaattcaattcgattcaccctctccactatctgttctgtcattcttgctctcattccccctacaacttattttaaccatatcacccctccccccacaccacgCTACATCTAGCAAGCCTAAGATATTAGTCGCCTTTTGTTCTGTCCccttaactaacgaatcccctatcacccctttgatTTTCCTCTGCCAGTTAATTCCCCCCACAACACTTTCTAAAGTGGTCttacctgttgttgtgggggatggccacaagATTACTCAATGATGGccatttaacctcattccccttcctgactctcacagtttcttgtgccctgcaccttgggtgAAACTCACCTcacttcatgtcatatctatcaccccctccaactcctggaTGATGTGGAATTAATCTACTTCAAGTTCCAACaccttaaagtgcagggttacaagctgcagctggatgcacatcttgtaggtgagggcatcagggagactggatgtctcccctccttccctctaatatgtcctctaatttgtaataaccagtgtgcacataaatcttgtactgtgcattttgtagccagtgacaacatgtgcagggtgagttttatacagagaggtaTTCATCTTAACAGCTAGCAAATTACTGTCGATAGGAACATTGATCTGCTCCGGATTCAATCCAGttgatctgcactctcacacaacctatgtagcaggcctggaaccggaaatgaaggattttctcaccaaagctttcGCATACTGTCCtaatgtggtttgcttgctaaattatgctttaaaaagtcagatttccaaatatcactccactttttcccacttgcaaattctccagcaactttagcATCACCACAATGcacacaggtatcaccagtttctgtattctacATTAATATTCCCCCTGAAGTCTCCCCCAAGTGACTGACAGTGATGgtaatgccaatgaatatgaagggaagggcagcagtctgtctcattggagtccggcacatttgtgatgtgaaagttatgttgcccaggacaaaggtgtttgatatcattatgtacccagagagaatgggacaaaacatgtcctcaccggtagaaaagtccagaacaagaacACACactaaaagctggaggaactcggcaggccaggcagcatctatggaaaagtgtactaaagctgagttcatccagcaatttgtgttgcttggatttccagcatctgcagttgttctCTTGTTAGcgattggaggtagaacaaaggtgattttctcaactgctgatgcaaaagattttgttccctttctccgagttcctaatccttgcatttagatagctggagctcagctctgtctgagagatccatcggttcccattccctcatcagtcggaagctccccggggcgtgtgtacggatcgtggggctgagagagaggaatgagagcaggactgtcccgggattgcgggTAACGGTGTCCGGATTTCACAGGAATCGTCCCTCAGTCGCTGTTTAAGATAAAAACGTAGAGAATCGCTCTTACCCGCACCCGGTATTTGCAAGGCCTTCTGTGCACTGTGCGCATGCGTGATACTTGGGGACGTCATCAGCCCTGACGCTTGCGCATTTGTTCGGTGCTTCAGAGTAAGCGAAATTTTAAATGCACTGCCTTATGGGTAATCACGCTGCCATTAAAGATTTCTGCAGGCACTGTTTCAATGTagatacctcatttttttcgtgTGTAtatagaaaaatctgcagctgttttaacgcagaaagcggctcccataaacaatatactcaatatcaacgtgtatccaATGCGAaaataaaatgcagatataaaacacaggagattctgcagttgctggaaatacagagacacacacacacaaaatgctggaggatctctgtagttcaagcagcaactaagcagcAGAGTACACAGCCTAAGCGTGCTGAAGGGGCTCGGTCTAAACATTGTCTATtttttcctctccacatttgctgccggatctgttgatttccaccgtgttttgcagaaattaaccaccttttttcgatcaaccagtttccaaatatttctaatctttcttttgtagccacatcctgctggtatgattcctcctcctcgtaaactccAGACCCATCTCTCTTTGCAGCCCCaagcctgactcaggctggcaactctttggtttctgactctgcaccatcgatgattcactcgctagtcttctgtcagactttagaggtgcattctGCTaagagaccgcaggttcgtttactgcgagtgtcgctttaagtgcctgagtgaggcgggactgtgacgtcagacacaaagtggagggagggagagagagtggggagggagaggggaagcgttaggggagggatggggagggggagagtagagggggaggggtgagaggggagaggagcGAGAATGtcaaaaccacagtgagctcatcgtcttattcagactggagaaaatcatgcgggtgtacaagatgatgagaggcattgatcgtgtggatagccagaggctttttcccagggctgaaacagctaacacgagggggaatagatTCAaactgcttggaagtagatacagaggagatatcagagctaagtttttttaagcaaacagtggtgtgtgtgtgtgtgtggaatgcactgccagcaatggtggtagaggcggatagaatggtgtcttttaagagactctgagataggtacatggagcttaggaaaatagatttctatgattcagTGAAATTAAAGGGAAACCTCCTATCCCAGTTGCAACCTGTCacctcagggagagtgagaggggaacggcagggagaGATTTTGATGTacggatatggaacagaaacatgggcaggaaccagatgggccgaatggcctttctagtgtacattgtgagtgcagtagagacagtaagtacctgaaacacgggatttgatacaaaactgatttatctttcacagatccaaaatattaaacatcagtctagtttaaggctaacatcaacAGTACAGACTCCTCCaaggctcagtgaccagggttcagtcctgggtccaatgagcagccgcaagaactgcagattCTGACAGCAatagtccctcatgaacctgcagctgccttcagtcaccgtgatggttagacTTTTAACACAGAGAttatttgaacttcctccctgatgtaggagggttcagaccgaagatgtaggggaga is drawn from Hypanus sabinus isolate sHypSab1 unplaced genomic scaffold, sHypSab1.hap1 scaffold_266, whole genome shotgun sequence and contains these coding sequences:
- the LOC132388121 gene encoding zinc finger protein 436-like, which gives rise to MAHQRVHTRERPFTCSDCGKGFTRSSHLMRHQTVHTGERPFTCSECGKGFTQSSELLAHQSVHTGERPFNCSECGKGFTRSSHLLAHQRVHTGERPFTCADCGKGFSCSSDLQKHQRVHSGERLFTCSDCGKGFTQSSDMLAQQRFHTGERPFICSNCGKGFTQLSTLQRHQSVHTGEWPFICSECGKGFTQSSQILAHRSVHTGERPFTCGECGKGFTQLSKLLAHRSVHTGERPFTCGECGKGFTQLSHLQRHQRFHTG